GAGCGGGAGATCTCGGCGGTGGCCGCGTCCTCCATCAGATTGAAGATGGCGACCGCGCCCAGGCCCCGCAGCCAGGCCTCGATGTACCGGATGCCGACCTGCACGGCGTTGACCAGGCCGTGGTAGGTGGGCTTGGCGTCGAGCGAGTCGATGGCGATCAGGTCCTCCGCCTTGACGTCGACCTCCTCGCGCAGGCGGTCCTTCTGGTTCGGCTTGTCGCCGAGGACCTTGTCGAAGCACTCCATGGCGATCGGCACCAGGTCTGGGTGGGCGACCCAGGAGCCGTCGAAGCCGTCGTTCGCCTCGCGGTCCTTGTCGGCCCGGACCTTCTCGAAGGCCACCTTGTTGACCTCGGGGTCCTTGCGGGACGGGATGAACGCGGCCATGCCGCCGATCGCGTGCGCGCCCCGCTTGTGGCAGGTGCGCACGAGGAGTTCGGTGTACGCCCGCATGAACGGGGCGGTCATCGTGACGGCGTTGCGGTCCGGCAGGACGAACCTCTCGCCGCCGTCCCGGAAGTTCTTGACGATCGAGAACAGGTAGTCCCAGCGGCCCGCGTTCAGCCCGGAGGCGTGGTCGCGCAGCTCGTAGAGGATCTCCTCCATCTCGTACGCCGCCGTGATCGTCTCGATGAGGACGGTCGCGCGGATGGTGCCCTGCGGGATGCCGACGTGGTCCTGCGCGAAGACGAACACGTCGTTCCAGAGGCGGGCCTCCAGGTGCGACTCGGTCTTCGGGAGGTAGAAGTAGGGGCCCTTGCCGAGGTCGAGCAGGCGCTGGGCGTTGTGGAAGAAGTACAGGCCGAAGTCGACGAGGGCGCCGGGGACCGGGCGGCCTTCCGCGTCGACGAGGTGACGCTCGCTCAGGTGCCAGCCGCGCGGGCGCATGACGACCGTCGCCAGCTCCTCGTCGGGACGCAGGGCGTACGACTTGCCGGTGCGCTCGTCCGTGAAGTCGATGCTCCGGGTGTAGGCGTCGATCAGGTTGAGCTGGCCGAGGACGACGTTCTCCCAGGTGGGGGCGGAGGCGTCCTCGAAGTCCGCGAGCCAGACCCGGGCGCCCGAGTTGAGGGCGTTGATGGTCATCTTGCGGTCGGTGGGGCCGGTGATCTCGACCCGGCGGTCGTTCAGCGCGGCCGGAGCGGGGGCCACCTTCCAGGAGTCGTCCGCGCGGATCGCGGCGGTCTCCGGGAGGAAGTCGAGCGTGGAGGTGCGGGCGATCTCGGCGCGGCGCTCGGCCCGGCGGGCGAGGAGTTCGTCACGGCGCGGCGTGAAACGCCGGTGCAGCTCGGCCACGAAGGCGAGCGCCGCGTCGGTGAGGACCTCGTCCTGGCGGGGCAGGGGCTCGGCGTCGACGATGGCCAGCGTGGACGGCGCTGGTGTGGACATGAGCTGTCACTTCCTTCAGCGGTGGCACCGGGTGCCAAGGGGCACGTAGGGGAGATATCGCACCCACTGTGCGGTCGGGTGCTTCTGGTCAGTGGATATTAGTTTCCTCATTGTGGAACTTCAATGGTTTGTTGATGTCGAGATTCTCCGAGTCGAGGCACCATGGCGCCCGGTGCCACCCCGCTCACCCGGGGTGGACCGGGCCGGCCGGCGGGTCGTTGTCGTACGCCCGGGCCGCGCACCCCGGCGAGGGCCGCCGCCGGCGAGGTCTCGTCCGTGTACCCGTACCCGCCCGGCGCCCGGGCCACCGCCTCGGTCCGAGCCCGGGCCGGTCCACCGGCGGCACCGGCGCCGCGCGCCGGCGCCGTGCGGGAGCAGCACCTTGGGGTGCCCGCCCGCCCGGCCGGCCGCCGTCCGCGGCGAGGACTGGCACCGCCACCCGGCCGGTTCTGCCGGTCATGGGTCCCGCATACCGGACACGGGGTCGAGCGCGCGGCCCGGCGGGCTGAATTTCCGTCCCCGCGGTGGCGCTCGCGCACGGCGTGGCGTTTACTGGCCCGCACATCTCCGGCGCCCGGCTCGTGACGGGGGCGCACAGGGGGAGTGAACGGGAGCCGGGCACAAGGGAGTGCCAGGGGGGAGAGCTGTGTTGCGGAGCTTGGGGCAGAGGCCGTTGACCGGCAGCGGCGAGGACCCGAGAGCGGCGGAACTGCGCGCCGCCGTGTCCCGGTTACGCCGGGAGCTGGCCGCGCATCCGGCCGAGTTCCCGGACCGGGCGGTCGCCGAGGACGAACTCGCCGCGCTCGCCGCGATGGCGGCCGGCGGCGTCCCCGAGATCCCGCGGCTGCGCCGCTCGCTGCTGCTGATCGCCGGAGCGATCGGCTCGGTCAGCGCGCTGGCGCGGGGCCTCGCCGACGTACGCCACGCGGTGGAGCTGTTCGGCCCGCCGCCGCGCGACGGCTGACGAGCACGGCACTACGACGGCAGCCCCCGCCCGGACGGGCGGGGGCTGCTCGCGTGTGCGGGGCTCAGACGGTGCCCGAGCTGGCCAGGGCCGCCGACAGTTCCGTCGCGACCTGCTGGAGGGCGGGCACGATCCGTTCCGTCGCCGCCTCGGTGACCCGGCCGGCCGGGCCCGAGATGGAGATCGCGGCGGTGGTGGGGGAGTCCGGTACCGGCACCGCCAGGCAGCGGACTCCTATCTCCTGCTCGTTGTCGTCCACCGCGTACCCGAGCCGGCGCACGTCGCCCAGTGCGGCGAGGAAGCCCTCGGGGGTGGTGATGGTCTTGTCGGTGGCCGCGGGCATCCCGGTGCGGGCCAGCAGGGCGCGCACCTCGTCGTCGGGGAACCCCGCGAGCAGCGCCTTGCCGACGCCGGTGGAGTGCGGCAGGACGCGCCGGCCGACCTCGGTGAACATGCGCATCGAGTGCTTGGAGGGCACCTGCGCCACGTAGACGATCTCGTCGCCGTCGAGCAGCGCCATGTTCGCCGTCTCGCCGGTCTCCTCGACCAGGCGGGCCAGGTAGGGGCGGGCCCAGGTGCCGA
Above is a genomic segment from Streptomyces glaucescens containing:
- the aceB gene encoding malate synthase A; amino-acid sequence: MSTPAPSTLAIVDAEPLPRQDEVLTDAALAFVAELHRRFTPRRDELLARRAERRAEIARTSTLDFLPETAAIRADDSWKVAPAPAALNDRRVEITGPTDRKMTINALNSGARVWLADFEDASAPTWENVVLGQLNLIDAYTRSIDFTDERTGKSYALRPDEELATVVMRPRGWHLSERHLVDAEGRPVPGALVDFGLYFFHNAQRLLDLGKGPYFYLPKTESHLEARLWNDVFVFAQDHVGIPQGTIRATVLIETITAAYEMEEILYELRDHASGLNAGRWDYLFSIVKNFRDGGERFVLPDRNAVTMTAPFMRAYTELLVRTCHKRGAHAIGGMAAFIPSRKDPEVNKVAFEKVRADKDREANDGFDGSWVAHPDLVPIAMECFDKVLGDKPNQKDRLREEVDVKAEDLIAIDSLDAKPTYHGLVNAVQVGIRYIEAWLRGLGAVAIFNLMEDAATAEISRSQIWQWINAGVVLDNGERVTAELARKVAAEELAAVRAEIGEEAFAAGHWQQAHDLLLEVSLDEDYADFLTLPAYERLKG
- a CDS encoding DUF5955 family protein — translated: MLRSLGQRPLTGSGEDPRAAELRAAVSRLRRELAAHPAEFPDRAVAEDELAALAAMAAGGVPEIPRLRRSLLLIAGAIGSVSALARGLADVRHAVELFGPPPRDG
- a CDS encoding IclR family transcriptional regulator, whose amino-acid sequence is MPTSSASTTDSAKTANGGGVQSLERAFDLLERMADAGGEVGLSELSASSGLPLPTIHRLMRTLVACGYVRQQPNRRYALGPRLIRLGESASRLLGTWARPYLARLVEETGETANMALLDGDEIVYVAQVPSKHSMRMFTEVGRRVLPHSTGVGKALLAGFPDDEVRALLARTGMPAATDKTITTPEGFLAALGDVRRLGYAVDDNEQEIGVRCLAVPVPDSPTTAAISISGPAGRVTEAATERIVPALQQVATELSAALASSGTV